A single region of the Salvia miltiorrhiza cultivar Shanhuang (shh) chromosome 8, IMPLAD_Smil_shh, whole genome shotgun sequence genome encodes:
- the LOC130997787 gene encoding UDP-glycosyltransferase 86A1-like, whose protein sequence is MGSAKWHAIMISLPHQGHINPFVHLALKLASKGFTVTFVHLESVHYKLGREADPFSEARRSGLDIRYATIGDGLPLEFDRDLHFEEHWRVMMRDFPARVDEFVGKAMRSDPDWEYLLVTDTFYPWPAVVAPKYNLVNVSFWTQTALTFALPYHWHLLQLNGHFPCKDKMEEEIDYIPGVESINTKDVMSYLKESGVSSIVTKAMAAAFDAVKSADFILHNTMHELEPQTLSALHKYQPNYAVGPLNFSKNLHHSAVSNSLWSEADCTDWLRSKPPASVLYVSFGSFIHTTKQVMEELAHGLLLSGVDFVWVIRPGILSSGDADALPEGFGDEIKGKGLVVPWCNQIRVLSNPAVGGFLTHCGWNSTLESMWCGVPMICYPIAYDQTANRKLVIEKWKFGVNLCDGERLDRAEIAEKIKGFMSGASLEKLRQEATKLKAAMEKALEFDGSSERNFDRFVEDLKAKIVDVKSRVAREIR, encoded by the exons atgggAAGCGCAAAATGGCATGCAATAATGATCTCGCTCCCACACCAAGGCCACATCAACCCATTCGTCCACCTCGCCCTCAAGCTCGCCTCCAAGGGCTTCACCGTCACTTTCGTCCACCTCGAATCCGTCCATTACAAACTCGGCCGCGAGGCCGATCCGTTCTCGGAGGCGCGGCGGTCGGGCCTCGACATCCGCTACGCCACCATTGGCGACGGGCTTCCCCTGGAGTTCGATCGCGACCTCCACTTCGAGGAGCACTGGAGGGTTATGATGCGCGATTTTCCGGCGCGTGTGGATGAGTTTGTGGGGAAAGCGATGCGGAGTGATCCGGATTGGGAGTACTTGTTGGTGACGGATACGTTTTATCCGTGGCCGGCCGTCGTTGCTCCGAAGTATAACCTCGTCAACGTGTCCTTCTGGACGCAGACGGCCTTGACGTTTGCTCTGCCCTACCATTGGCATCTTCTCCAACTAAATGGTCATTTTCCATGCAAAG ACAAGATGGAGGAGGAAATTGACTACATTCCCGGAGTGGAGTCAATAAATACAAAAGATGTAATGTCGTACTTGAAGGAATCCGGGGTGTCCAGCATAGTCACAAAAGCAATGGCCGCCGCATTCGACGCCGTCAAATCGGCCGATTTCATTCTCCACAACACCATGCATGAATTAGAACCCCAAACCCTATCCGCTCTCCACAAATACCAACCCAATTACGCCGTCGGACCCCTCAACTTCTCCAAAAATCTCCACCACAGCGCCGTCAGCAACAGCTTATGGTCCGAAGCCGACTGCACCGACTGGCTCCGCTCCAAGCCTCCCGCCTCGGTTCTCTACGTCTCCTTCGGGAGCTTCATCCACACCACGAAGCAGGTGATGGAAGAATTGGCCCACGGCCTCCTCCTCAGCGGCGTCGACTTCGTTTGGGTCATTAGGCCTGGTATCCTGAGCTCCGGCGACGCCGACGCTTTGCCGGAGGGTTTCGGGGATGAGATTAAGGGGAAGGGCTTGGTTGTTCCTTGGTGCAACCAGATTAGGGTTCTCTCGAACCCTGCAGTTGGAGGGTTTCTGACGCACTGTGGATGGAACTCGACCCTGGAGAGCATGTGGTGCGGCGTGCCGATGATTTGTTACCCCATAGCCTATGATCAAACCGCGAATAGGAAACTGGTGATTGAGAAATGGAAGTTTGGGGTGAATCTCTGCGACGGGGAGCGTCTTGACAGGGCGGAGATTGCTGAGAAAATTAAGGGTTTTATGAGTGGGGCTTCGTTGGAAAAACTGAGGCAGGAGGCGACCAAATTGAAAGCGGCGATGGAGAAGGCGTTGGAATTTGATGGGTCGTCGGAGAGGAATTTTGATCGGTTTGTGGAGGATTTGAAGGCCAAGATTGTGGATGTTAAGAGTCGAGTTGCTAGGGAGATCAGGTAA